The following proteins are co-located in the Frigidibacter mobilis genome:
- a CDS encoding c-type cytochrome → MGRAGSLLAPLALLAAAVSFPAAAADLIGDADRGAALFQRQCSACHRIGPDATNRVGPQLNGLFGRRAGTSPGFTYSRSMARMGNDGLTWTLETLDAYVENPKALVSGTRMAYKGLKDDGQRADLLAFLREHSDRPRDIPEAEPTARKTLPDLAPEILAIEGDAEYGAYLSSECSTCHQRDGTDRGIPSITLWPEEDFVIAMHAYKAKLRPHPVMQMMAGRLSNEEIAALAAYFATLEE, encoded by the coding sequence ATGGGCCGGGCAGGATCTCTGCTTGCGCCCCTTGCCCTCCTCGCCGCCGCGGTCTCCTTCCCCGCGGCGGCGGCGGACCTGATCGGCGACGCGGATCGCGGCGCCGCGTTGTTCCAGCGCCAGTGCTCTGCCTGCCACCGGATCGGGCCCGATGCCACCAACCGCGTCGGCCCGCAGCTGAACGGCCTGTTCGGGCGCCGGGCCGGAACGTCGCCGGGCTTCACCTATTCCAGAAGCATGGCCCGCATGGGCAATGACGGGCTGACCTGGACGCTGGAAACCCTTGATGCCTACGTGGAAAACCCCAAGGCGCTCGTCTCCGGCACTCGCATGGCCTACAAGGGCCTGAAGGACGATGGCCAGCGCGCCGACCTTCTGGCCTTCCTGCGCGAGCATTCCGACCGTCCCCGCGACATCCCCGAGGCGGAACCGACCGCGCGCAAGACCCTGCCCGATCTCGCACCCGAGATCCTGGCGATCGAGGGTGATGCCGAATATGGCGCCTACCTTTCCAGCGAATGCTCCACCTGCCATCAGCGTGACGGTACCGACCGGGGGATCCCGTCGATCACGCTCTGGCCGGAGGAAGATTTCGTAATAGCCATGCACGCTTACAAGGCGAAGTTAAGGCCGCACCCGGTGATGCAGATGATGGCCGGCCGCCTGTCGAACGAAGAGATCGCGGCGCTCGCCGCGTATTTCGCCACGCTGGAGGAGTAG
- a CDS encoding NAD(P)/FAD-dependent oxidoreductase: protein MLNRRIFIHSAVAVTAALSAPRVLGQTRPRVVVIGGGAGGATVARYLAKDAKGALDVTLIEPNATYYTCFFSNLYLGGFREFESLAHGYDAIAAAGVTVVPDRAAGVDPAARTVTLAGGGVLPYDRLVISPGIDFAPGSVPGWSLEAAEIMPHAYKAGPQTQLLKAQIEAMPEGGLFCMVAPPNPYRCPPGPYERVSMVAHMLTQMNPTAKILVLDPKDKYSKQALFEEGWQKHYSGMIEWIGPDMGGNAVEVRPESMEVLIDGEAQKVDVCNVIPGQMAGAIAAAAGVTDASGWAPVDPASMQARADPNIWVLGDASAQGDMPKSAFSANSQAKVAAMAIRAELTGSKQFPAKYSNTCWSLIAPEDGVKVGASYEPTPEKIASVESFISQTGEDAALRKATYEESLGWYEGITADIFG from the coding sequence ATGCTTAACAGACGGATCTTCATCCATTCTGCCGTTGCCGTCACCGCAGCCCTGTCGGCGCCCCGGGTCCTGGGCCAGACCAGGCCGCGGGTGGTGGTGATCGGCGGCGGGGCGGGGGGCGCGACCGTCGCCCGCTACCTTGCCAAGGATGCCAAGGGCGCGCTGGACGTGACCCTGATCGAGCCCAACGCCACCTATTACACCTGCTTCTTCTCGAACCTCTACCTCGGCGGCTTCCGTGAATTCGAGAGCCTCGCCCACGGCTATGACGCCATCGCCGCCGCGGGCGTCACCGTGGTGCCGGACCGGGCGGCGGGGGTCGACCCCGCGGCCCGCACCGTCACGCTGGCGGGTGGCGGGGTGCTGCCCTATGACCGGCTGGTGATCTCGCCCGGCATCGACTTCGCCCCCGGCAGCGTGCCGGGCTGGAGCCTCGAGGCGGCCGAAATCATGCCCCATGCCTACAAGGCCGGCCCGCAGACCCAGCTGCTGAAGGCGCAGATCGAGGCGATGCCCGAGGGTGGCCTCTTCTGCATGGTCGCGCCGCCCAACCCCTATCGCTGCCCGCCGGGGCCCTATGAGCGGGTGTCGATGGTCGCGCATATGCTGACGCAGATGAACCCCACGGCCAAGATCCTGGTGCTGGACCCCAAGGACAAGTACTCCAAGCAGGCCCTCTTCGAGGAGGGCTGGCAGAAGCACTATTCGGGCATGATCGAGTGGATCGGCCCCGACATGGGCGGAAATGCTGTCGAGGTGCGCCCCGAGAGCATGGAGGTGCTGATCGACGGCGAGGCGCAGAAGGTCGATGTCTGCAACGTCATCCCCGGCCAGATGGCGGGCGCCATTGCCGCTGCGGCCGGCGTCACCGACGCCTCGGGTTGGGCGCCGGTCGATCCGGCGAGCATGCAGGCAAGGGCCGATCCGAACATCTGGGTTCTGGGTGATGCCAGCGCGCAGGGCGACATGCCGAAATCGGCCTTTTCCGCCAACAGCCAGGCCAAGGTCGCGGCGATGGCGATCCGGGCAGAGCTGACCGGGTCGAAGCAGTTCCCGGCCAAATACTCCAACACCTGCTGGTCGCTGATCGCGCCGGAGGATGGGGTGAAGGTCGGCGCCTCTTATGAGCCGACGCCCGAGAAGATCGCCAGCGTTGAAAGCTTCATCAGCCAGACCGGCGAGGATGCGGCCCTGCGCAAGGCGACCTATGAGGAAAGCCTTGGCTGGTACGAAGGCATCACCGCCGACATCTTCGGCTGA
- the soxY gene encoding thiosulfate oxidation carrier protein SoxY produces MNITRRNALALGLGGLVVAALPLPARAAVEDAVAAFTGGATPGTGGITLTAPEIAENGNTVPVAVDAPGAVSILVLAAGNPEPEVATFTFGPAAGSQMASTRIRLAKTQDVIAIAKMPDGSFVQAQSTVKVTIGGCGG; encoded by the coding sequence ATGAACATTACCAGACGCAACGCCCTCGCGCTTGGCCTTGGCGGCCTTGTCGTCGCGGCGCTGCCGCTGCCCGCGCGCGCCGCGGTCGAGGATGCGGTGGCGGCCTTTACCGGCGGGGCCACGCCCGGCACCGGCGGCATCACCCTGACCGCGCCCGAGATTGCCGAGAACGGCAACACCGTGCCGGTGGCCGTGGATGCCCCCGGCGCCGTGTCGATCCTGGTGCTGGCGGCCGGCAACCCCGAGCCGGAAGTGGCGACCTTCACCTTCGGCCCCGCCGCAGGCTCGCAGATGGCTTCGACCCGGATCCGCCTTGCCAAGACGCAGGACGTGATCGCCATCGCCAAGATGCCCGATGGCAGTTTCGTGCAGGCGCAATCCACCGTGAAGGTTACCATCGGCGGCTGCGGCGGCTGA
- a CDS encoding YeeE/YedE family protein gives MDIIPLIDRIGEGPTAALFGLLTGAVFGIAAQRSSFCLRAAAVEFARGSLGPKVTVWFLTFATAMAWVQGAQLLGLFRATDARMMAVAGSWSGAIIGGLMFGVGMVMARGCSGRLLVMAATGNLRSVVSGLIFAVVAQMSLHGWLAPVREYLAGLAVTPGGRNVDLLALLGLPGGAGFALGLLLSAFALALSWRNRIGLRRMIFASGVGFAVALGWVLTWTLAQSSFEPMAVTSATFTGPSANTLMFFLIPAPALEFDVGLVPGVFLGAFLSAALKGEMRLQGFDDAATMRRSMAGAVLMGFGGMLAGGCAIGAGVTGGSIFVATAWLALLCMWIGAMATDLVLDQRGAGVAA, from the coding sequence ATGGACATCATACCCCTTATCGACCGGATCGGCGAAGGCCCGACCGCGGCCCTGTTCGGCCTGCTGACCGGCGCCGTGTTCGGCATCGCTGCGCAGCGATCCTCGTTCTGCCTGCGCGCCGCGGCGGTGGAGTTTGCCCGCGGCAGCCTCGGCCCCAAGGTCACCGTCTGGTTCCTGACCTTCGCCACCGCGATGGCTTGGGTACAGGGCGCGCAGCTTCTGGGACTGTTCCGCGCGACCGACGCGCGGATGATGGCCGTCGCCGGCTCCTGGTCCGGCGCCATCATCGGCGGCCTCATGTTTGGCGTCGGCATGGTGATGGCGCGCGGCTGTTCGGGCCGGCTGCTGGTGATGGCCGCCACCGGCAACCTGCGCTCCGTCGTCTCGGGCCTGATCTTCGCCGTGGTCGCGCAGATGAGCCTGCATGGCTGGCTGGCCCCGGTGCGCGAGTATCTGGCCGGGCTCGCCGTCACCCCGGGCGGGCGCAATGTCGATCTGCTGGCGCTGCTGGGGCTGCCGGGCGGGGCAGGCTTCGCGCTTGGCCTGCTGCTCTCGGCCTTCGCGCTGGCGCTGTCCTGGCGCAACAGGATCGGGCTGCGGCGCATGATCTTCGCCTCGGGCGTCGGCTTCGCGGTGGCGCTTGGCTGGGTGCTGACCTGGACCCTGGCGCAATCCAGCTTCGAGCCGATGGCCGTGACCTCGGCCACCTTCACCGGCCCTTCGGCCAATACGCTGATGTTCTTCCTGATCCCCGCCCCGGCGCTGGAGTTCGATGTCGGCCTGGTGCCCGGCGTGTTCCTCGGCGCCTTCCTCTCGGCGGCGCTGAAGGGCGAGATGCGGCTTCAGGGCTTTGACGATGCCGCCACCATGCGCCGCTCGATGGCCGGCGCGGTGCTGATGGGCTTTGGCGGGATGCTGGCGGGCGGCTGTGCCATCGGCGCCGGCGTCACCGGCGGGTCGATCTTCGTCGCCACCGCCTGGCTGGCGCTGCTGTGCATGTGGATCGGCGCGATGGCGACCGACCTCGTGCTCGACCAGCGCGGCGCCGGGGTCGCCGCCTGA
- a CDS encoding MBL fold metallo-hydrolase, translating into MTITRRTLLTSATAAGLLPLLPRRIWAGSTLALGPMQIDTLSDGHLVLPGDFILGGMPQAEMQDILSRYALPTDRLEPPCNVTLLRDGTHTVLFDVGAGPDFMPTAGKLAEALDVFGLTTEEVTHVAFTHGHPDHLWGLLDEFDEPVFPNATYMMGQAEFEYWTDPATVDSIGAERTAFALGAARRLAVLADSITLFNDGEEILPGIAARLTPGHTPGHMAFELRGGSEAVMVVGDALGNHHVAFEQPGWPSGSDQDAETAAATRGRLLDQIAAAQMRLIGYHLPGGGIGHAERQAGGYRFVEEQA; encoded by the coding sequence ATGACCATCACCCGCCGCACCCTGCTGACCTCGGCCACCGCTGCCGGCCTCTTGCCGCTGCTGCCGCGCCGGATCTGGGCCGGATCGACGCTGGCGCTCGGCCCCATGCAGATCGACACGCTGTCGGACGGGCATCTGGTGCTGCCCGGCGATTTCATTCTGGGCGGGATGCCGCAGGCCGAGATGCAGGACATCCTGAGCCGCTATGCCCTGCCGACCGACCGGCTGGAGCCGCCCTGCAACGTGACGCTGCTGCGGGACGGCACCCATACCGTGCTGTTCGACGTGGGCGCCGGCCCCGATTTCATGCCCACCGCCGGCAAGCTGGCCGAGGCGCTGGATGTGTTTGGACTGACCACGGAAGAGGTGACGCATGTCGCCTTCACCCACGGCCACCCCGATCACCTTTGGGGGCTGCTGGACGAGTTCGACGAGCCGGTGTTCCCGAATGCCACCTACATGATGGGGCAGGCGGAGTTCGAGTATTGGACCGACCCCGCCACCGTGGACAGCATCGGGGCCGAGCGCACGGCCTTTGCCCTGGGCGCCGCGCGGCGGCTGGCGGTGCTGGCGGACAGCATCACCCTGTTCAATGATGGCGAGGAGATCCTGCCCGGCATCGCCGCACGGCTGACCCCCGGCCATACGCCGGGCCATATGGCGTTCGAACTGCGCGGCGGGTCGGAGGCGGTGATGGTGGTGGGCGACGCGCTTGGCAACCATCATGTCGCCTTCGAGCAGCCGGGCTGGCCCTCCGGCTCCGATCAGGACGCGGAGACCGCCGCTGCCACCCGCGGCCGGCTGCTGGACCAGATCGCGGCAGCGCAGATGCGGCTGATCGGCTATCACCTGCCCGGCGGCGGCATCGGCCATGCCGAACGGCAGGCGGGCGGCTACCGTTTCGTGGAGGAGCAGGCATGA
- a CDS encoding c-type cytochrome, whose protein sequence is MSKFRERVIGTLLASGLASSLLATPALAEKLGLGRAALPEELAAWDHDVRPDGLGLPEGSGDVLTGEELFSEHCAVCHGEFAEGVDNWPKLAGGMGTLDRDDPLKTVGSYWPYLSTTWDYVHRSMPFGNAQSLSDDDVYAIVAYILYSNDLVDDDFVLSKENFTEVELPNAGGFIIDDRDTTELPLFIREPCMTDCKETVEITAHATVLDVTPNDTTDDAPAAGAAEAATAEDPAPEVAVAEAAPEAAPEAAVEVAAEAPAQTAAADPELVAAGEKVFKKCAACHKVGEGAKNAVGPVLNGIVGRTAGTVEGFKYSKPMQDAGAGGLVWTPEELSGYLADPKTYLPKNKMSFAGLKKDSDLEAVIAYLSTLGQ, encoded by the coding sequence ATGTCGAAATTTCGTGAACGGGTGATCGGCACCCTCCTTGCCTCGGGCCTTGCCTCGTCGCTGCTGGCGACCCCGGCACTGGCCGAAAAGCTGGGGCTTGGCCGCGCGGCCCTGCCCGAAGAGCTGGCCGCCTGGGACCATGACGTGCGCCCCGATGGCCTTGGCCTGCCCGAAGGCTCGGGCGACGTGCTGACCGGCGAAGAGTTGTTCTCGGAACACTGCGCCGTCTGCCACGGCGAATTCGCCGAAGGGGTGGACAACTGGCCCAAGCTCGCCGGCGGCATGGGCACGCTGGACCGTGACGACCCGCTCAAGACCGTGGGCTCGTACTGGCCCTATCTGTCCACCACCTGGGATTATGTCCACCGCTCGATGCCCTTCGGCAATGCGCAGTCGCTCAGCGATGACGATGTCTATGCCATCGTTGCCTACATCCTCTATTCCAACGACCTCGTGGACGACGATTTCGTGCTGTCGAAGGAAAACTTCACCGAGGTCGAGCTGCCCAATGCCGGCGGCTTCATCATCGACGACCGCGACACCACCGAACTGCCGCTGTTCATCCGCGAGCCCTGCATGACCGACTGCAAGGAAACGGTGGAGATCACCGCGCATGCCACCGTGCTGGACGTGACGCCGAACGACACCACCGATGACGCGCCCGCGGCCGGGGCGGCAGAGGCGGCGACCGCCGAAGACCCCGCGCCGGAAGTTGCCGTGGCCGAGGCCGCGCCAGAAGCTGCGCCAGAAGCTGCCGTGGAAGTCGCTGCCGAGGCTCCGGCCCAGACCGCCGCCGCCGATCCCGAACTGGTTGCCGCGGGTGAGAAGGTGTTCAAGAAATGCGCCGCCTGCCACAAGGTCGGCGAGGGCGCCAAGAACGCAGTGGGCCCGGTGCTGAACGGCATCGTCGGCCGCACGGCAGGCACGGTCGAGGGGTTCAAGTACTCCAAGCCTATGCAGGACGCCGGGGCCGGGGGTCTTGTCTGGACGCCCGAAGAGCTGTCGGGCTACCTGGCCGATCCCAAGACCTATCTGCCCAAGAACAAGATGTCCTTCGCCGGCCTGAAGAAGGACAGCGACCTTGAGGCGGTGATCGCCTACCTCTCGACCCTAGGGCAATGA
- a CDS encoding MBL fold metallo-hydrolase: protein MRRLALIALFAGPAHASEDIPDQYPGSVLYAKPVEVAPGVFSAIGATAPPTYDNAGHNNNLSFIVTGDGVVVVNSGASYLLAKALHEEIRAVTDQPVRLVIVENGQGHAMLGNGYWVAQGVPVLAHAEAAAEFADGSGQDLAALQSYARENAEGTVPTAPTETFEDRREIVMGGLRIEVLHLGPAHSPGDTQVWLPDQGVMIAGDIAFHERMPPIFEGTCTSCWIETWETAFMPLAPALVIPGHGHPTDLATVTHNTRDYLLDLRSKIGAHLEAGGDLAVAYYVDQSQWAYLDTFEELATKNAGVVFAEMEFE, encoded by the coding sequence ATGCGCCGCCTTGCCCTGATCGCCCTGTTTGCCGGGCCCGCCCACGCGTCGGAGGATATCCCCGACCAATACCCCGGATCGGTGCTTTACGCCAAGCCGGTGGAGGTGGCGCCGGGCGTGTTCTCGGCCATCGGCGCCACGGCGCCGCCGACCTATGACAATGCCGGGCATAACAACAACCTCAGCTTCATCGTCACGGGCGACGGGGTGGTGGTGGTCAATTCCGGCGCGTCCTACCTGCTGGCCAAGGCGCTGCACGAGGAAATCCGCGCCGTGACCGATCAGCCGGTGCGGCTGGTGATCGTGGAGAACGGCCAGGGCCATGCGATGCTGGGCAATGGCTATTGGGTGGCGCAGGGCGTGCCGGTGCTGGCCCATGCCGAGGCGGCGGCAGAGTTCGCCGATGGCAGCGGGCAGGACCTGGCCGCGCTGCAATCCTATGCGCGCGAGAATGCGGAAGGCACGGTGCCAACGGCCCCGACCGAGACCTTCGAGGACCGGCGCGAGATCGTGATGGGCGGACTGCGCATCGAGGTGCTGCACCTTGGTCCCGCGCACAGCCCGGGCGACACGCAGGTCTGGCTGCCGGATCAGGGCGTGATGATCGCCGGCGACATCGCCTTTCACGAACGGATGCCGCCGATCTTCGAGGGCACCTGCACATCGTGCTGGATCGAGACCTGGGAGACGGCGTTCATGCCGCTGGCCCCGGCGCTGGTGATCCCGGGGCACGGGCACCCGACCGACCTTGCGACGGTGACCCACAACACGCGCGATTATCTGCTGGACCTGCGCAGCAAGATCGGCGCGCATCTGGAGGCGGGGGGCGATCTGGCCGTGGCCTATTACGTCGATCAGTCGCAATGGGCCTATCTCGACACGTTCGAGGAGCTGGCGACCAAGAATGCCGGCGTGGTCTTTGCCGAGATGGAGTTCGAGTAG
- the soxB gene encoding thiosulfohydrolase SoxB, whose protein sequence is MISRREFLQASMAASALWGSSGFGNWSKLAAQQVLTQDQLLQFDDFGNLTLIHITDIHAQLKPIWFREPEINLGVGEARGKPPHVTGKDFLQMFGIQPGSPDAYALTHDDFTALARSYGRMGGMDRVATVVKAIRAARPDSILLDGGDTWHGSMTSLATKGQDMVDVMNALGTEAMTSHWEWTLGQDRVKEIVEGLPFPFLGANIFDAEWDEPAFEPYHIFEKAGLQVAVIGQAFPYMPIANPGWMFPDYSFGIREERMQAVVDEVRALGVDLVVCLSHNGFDVDRKMAGRVKGIDVILTGHTHDAIPEPVLVGETILIASGSNGKFVSRVDLDVRDGRMMGFRHKLIPIFSDVIQPDPEMAALIDTGRAPFKDQLEEVVGQTESLLYRRGNFNGTWDDLICDAIRSERDTQIAMSPGVRWGTTLLPGDPITREDIHNATSMSYGACYRTEMTGETILTILEDVADNIFNTDPYYQQGGDMVRVGGLGYHIDVSKPIGSRISNMTLVDTGEAIETSKSYTVAGWASVNEGTEGPQIWDVIEAHLRKIGTVKLTPNTSVTVTGV, encoded by the coding sequence ATGATTTCCCGCCGCGAGTTCCTTCAGGCCAGCATGGCCGCCTCTGCCCTCTGGGGCTCGTCAGGCTTTGGCAACTGGTCGAAGCTGGCGGCGCAGCAGGTGCTGACCCAGGACCAGCTGCTGCAGTTCGATGATTTCGGCAACCTGACGCTGATCCACATCACCGACATCCACGCCCAGCTGAAGCCGATCTGGTTCCGCGAACCCGAGATCAACCTCGGCGTCGGCGAGGCCAGGGGCAAGCCGCCGCATGTCACCGGCAAGGACTTCCTGCAGATGTTCGGCATTCAGCCCGGCTCGCCTGATGCCTATGCCCTGACCCATGACGATTTCACCGCCCTGGCCCGCAGTTATGGCCGGATGGGCGGCATGGACCGGGTGGCGACGGTGGTGAAGGCGATCCGCGCCGCGCGCCCGGACTCGATCCTTCTGGACGGCGGCGATACCTGGCACGGCTCGATGACCTCGCTGGCCACCAAGGGCCAGGACATGGTCGACGTCATGAACGCGCTTGGCACCGAGGCGATGACCTCGCACTGGGAATGGACCCTCGGCCAGGACCGGGTGAAAGAGATCGTCGAGGGCCTGCCCTTCCCCTTCCTCGGCGCGAACATCTTCGACGCGGAATGGGACGAACCGGCCTTCGAACCCTACCACATCTTCGAGAAGGCCGGCCTGCAGGTCGCCGTCATCGGCCAGGCCTTCCCCTACATGCCCATCGCCAACCCCGGATGGATGTTCCCCGATTACAGCTTCGGCATCCGCGAGGAGCGGATGCAGGCGGTGGTGGATGAGGTCCGCGCCCTCGGTGTCGATCTGGTGGTCTGCCTCTCGCATAACGGCTTCGACGTGGACCGCAAGATGGCGGGCCGCGTGAAGGGCATCGACGTAATCCTGACCGGCCACACCCATGACGCCATCCCCGAACCCGTGCTGGTGGGCGAGACGATCCTCATCGCCTCGGGCTCCAACGGCAAGTTCGTCAGCCGCGTCGATCTCGACGTGCGGGACGGCCGCATGATGGGCTTCCGCCACAAGCTGATCCCGATCTTCTCGGACGTGATCCAGCCCGATCCCGAGATGGCGGCGCTGATCGACACCGGCCGCGCGCCCTTCAAGGACCAGCTCGAAGAGGTGGTCGGCCAGACCGAAAGCCTGCTCTACCGCCGCGGCAACTTCAACGGCACCTGGGATGACCTGATCTGCGATGCGATCCGGTCTGAGCGCGACACCCAGATCGCCATGTCGCCGGGCGTCCGCTGGGGCACAACGCTGCTGCCGGGCGACCCGATCACCCGCGAGGATATCCACAACGCCACCTCGATGAGCTATGGGGCCTGCTACCGGACCGAGATGACCGGCGAGACCATCCTGACCATCCTCGAAGACGTCGCCGACAACATCTTCAACACCGATCCCTACTACCAGCAGGGCGGCGACATGGTCCGCGTCGGCGGCCTTGGCTACCACATCGACGTGTCCAAGCCGATCGGCAGCCGGATTTCCAACATGACCCTGGTGGATACCGGCGAGGCCATCGAGACATCGAAATCCTACACCGTCGCCGGCTGGGCCAGCGTCAACGAGGGCACCGAAGGCCCGCAGATCTGGGACGTGATCGAAGCGCATCTGCGCAAGATCGGCACCGTGAAACTGACCCCCAACACCTCTGTCACCGTCACCGGCGTCTGA
- the soxC gene encoding sulfite dehydrogenase produces the protein MTDEPETTKAASVPQIATTRRGFLGAGVAAGGALLGAGAARAAGPDPLITEIQPWAQGLGDGVDATPYGLPIRFEGDVVRRNVGWLTADTISSINFTPIHALDGTITPQGCAFERHHSGAIELAKEDYRLMINGLVETPLIFTYADLERFPRETRTFFLECAANTGMEWAGSQLNGAQFTHGMIHNMEYTGVPLRLLLEEAGVKPEGKWVLVEGADASSNGRSIPLEKAMDDCLVAFKANGEALRKEHGYPVRLCVPGWEGNMWIKWLRRIEVGDQPWEQREETSKYTDTLADGTSRKWTWVMDAKSVVTSPSPQMPIKHGPGPLVITGLAWSGRGAITRVDVTVDGGKSWMPARLAAPGQEMAVSRFYLDHVWDGSEMLVQSRAIDSTGYVQPTKTELRDIRGLNSIYHNNCIQTWWVKANGEAENVEIS, from the coding sequence ATGACTGACGAACCCGAAACCACCAAGGCCGCGTCCGTGCCGCAGATCGCCACCACGCGCCGGGGTTTCCTCGGCGCCGGCGTCGCGGCCGGCGGGGCGCTGCTTGGGGCCGGCGCCGCCCGTGCCGCCGGGCCGGACCCGCTGATTACCGAGATCCAGCCCTGGGCGCAGGGCCTGGGCGACGGGGTCGATGCCACGCCCTACGGCCTGCCGATCCGCTTTGAAGGCGACGTGGTGCGCCGCAATGTCGGCTGGCTGACCGCCGACACCATCTCGTCGATCAACTTTACCCCGATCCATGCGCTGGATGGCACCATCACCCCGCAGGGCTGCGCGTTCGAGCGGCACCATTCGGGCGCCATCGAGCTGGCGAAGGAGGATTACCGCCTGATGATAAACGGGCTGGTCGAGACTCCGCTGATCTTCACCTATGCCGATCTTGAACGCTTCCCGCGCGAAACCCGCACCTTCTTCCTGGAATGCGCCGCCAATACCGGCATGGAATGGGCCGGCAGCCAGCTGAACGGCGCGCAGTTCACCCACGGCATGATCCACAACATGGAATATACCGGCGTGCCGCTGCGGCTGCTGCTGGAAGAGGCCGGCGTCAAGCCCGAGGGCAAGTGGGTGCTGGTCGAAGGCGCCGATGCCTCGTCCAACGGCCGCTCGATCCCGCTGGAAAAGGCGATGGACGACTGCCTCGTGGCCTTCAAGGCCAATGGCGAGGCGCTGCGCAAGGAACATGGCTATCCCGTCCGGCTCTGCGTGCCGGGCTGGGAGGGCAACATGTGGATCAAATGGCTGCGCCGCATCGAGGTTGGAGACCAGCCGTGGGAGCAGCGCGAGGAAACCTCGAAATACACCGACACGCTGGCAGATGGCACCTCGCGCAAATGGACCTGGGTGATGGATGCCAAGTCCGTCGTCACCAGCCCCAGCCCGCAGATGCCGATCAAGCACGGCCCCGGCCCGCTGGTCATCACCGGCCTGGCCTGGTCGGGCCGCGGCGCGATCACCCGCGTCGATGTCACCGTCGATGGCGGCAAGAGCTGGATGCCCGCGCGCCTCGCCGCGCCGGGGCAAGAGATGGCGGTCAGCCGCTTCTACCTCGACCATGTCTGGGACGGGTCGGAAATGCTGGTGCAATCGCGCGCCATCGATTCCACCGGCTATGTGCAGCCGACCAAGACCGAGCTGCGAGACATTCGCGGCCTGAACTCGATCTACCACAACAACTGCATCCAGACCTGGTGGGTGAAGGCGAACGGGGAGGCGGAGAATGTCGAAATTTCGTGA
- the soxZ gene encoding thiosulfate oxidation carrier complex protein SoxZ gives MANDVKPRVKVPKSAAAGEVVTLKTLISHPMESGQRKNADGTVIPRSIINRFTCEFNGVNVIDIAIDPAVSTNPYFEFDAKVDAAGEFKFTWYDDDGSVYEDVKPIELA, from the coding sequence ATGGCAAACGATGTAAAACCCCGCGTCAAGGTGCCGAAATCGGCCGCCGCCGGCGAGGTGGTGACGCTCAAGACCCTTATCAGCCACCCGATGGAATCCGGTCAGCGCAAGAACGCCGACGGCACCGTGATCCCGCGCTCGATCATCAACCGCTTCACCTGCGAGTTCAACGGCGTGAACGTGATCGACATCGCCATCGACCCGGCGGTTTCGACCAACCCGTATTTCGAATTCGATGCCAAGGTCGATGCGGCGGGCGAGTTCAAGTTCACCTGGTATGACGATGACGGCTCTGTCTACGAGGATGTGAAGCCGATCGAGCTGGCCTGA
- the soxA gene encoding sulfur oxidation c-type cytochrome SoxA — protein MRLPYRSKLAAASVLAVLAAGVALADPSPDAELVVNEDLTLVTRVAPGPAVAGVLSEVYSGWLYREAETRVMQMDDFDNPAMVFVDKGLDLWDKVDGTEGKSCASCHEGIESMKGVRSSMPKMNGAATDLWSLENFVNDCRTNRMGAEAWKWNSDDMKNLTSAISLQSRGEPMKVSVEGAAADWWERGKEIYYTRYGQLELACANCHEDNAGNMIRADHLSQGQINGFPTYRLKDAGVVSIHQRFVGCVRDTRAETFAAGSEEFRALELYVASRGEGLSIEGVSVRP, from the coding sequence ATGCGACTGCCTTACCGCAGCAAACTTGCCGCCGCCTCCGTGCTGGCCGTTCTGGCCGCCGGTGTCGCACTGGCCGACCCGAGCCCGGATGCGGAACTGGTCGTGAACGAGGACCTCACGCTGGTGACGCGCGTCGCACCCGGGCCCGCCGTGGCCGGTGTGCTGTCCGAAGTCTATTCCGGCTGGCTCTACCGCGAGGCAGAGACCCGCGTGATGCAGATGGACGATTTCGACAATCCGGCGATGGTGTTCGTCGACAAGGGCCTCGACCTTTGGGACAAGGTCGATGGCACAGAGGGCAAAAGCTGTGCCTCGTGCCACGAGGGCATCGAAAGCATGAAGGGTGTGCGCAGCTCGATGCCGAAGATGAACGGCGCGGCGACCGACCTGTGGTCGCTCGAGAACTTCGTGAACGATTGCCGGACCAACCGCATGGGCGCCGAAGCCTGGAAGTGGAACAGCGACGACATGAAGAACCTGACCTCGGCCATCTCGCTGCAATCGCGCGGCGAGCCGATGAAGGTGTCCGTCGAAGGCGCCGCGGCCGACTGGTGGGAGCGGGGCAAGGAAATCTACTACACCCGCTACGGCCAGCTCGAACTCGCCTGCGCCAACTGCCACGAGGACAATGCCGGCAACATGATCCGGGCCGACCACCTCAGCCAGGGCCAGATCAACGGCTTCCCGACCTACCGGCTGAAGGATGCCGGCGTGGTGTCGATCCACCAGCGCTTCGTGGGCTGCGTGCGCGATACCCGTGCCGAAACCTTCGCCGCAGGCTCGGAAGAGTTCCGCGCGCTGGAGCTTTACGTCGCCTCGCGCGGCGAGGGGCTTTCGATCGAGGGCGTCTCGGTGCGTCCGTGA